From a single Lolium rigidum isolate FL_2022 chromosome 7, APGP_CSIRO_Lrig_0.1, whole genome shotgun sequence genomic region:
- the LOC124672744 gene encoding transcription termination factor MTERF9, chloroplastic-like, protein MALLLPPPPPPPFAALGLPCRLFPCATAQRARFAAAFSLQTNVRLLKPNRRSRRSRYPYYDLDDDEEEEEEDEGDEESEDDLSGLEYPGVLYTNNPRAPSKRAGRQTPLVKENWEGRRPKTRDKHGSPESYNSLQPRRKLGRTLLDLTSMNKEVELKNESISRSLFQKLQEEYDFDDKWLPLIDYLCSFGLRESHFTYIYERHMACFQINRASAEERLEFLLSAGVKSKDLKRMLVRQPQILEYTLSNLKSHVAFLAGIGVPDARMGQIISSAPSFLSYSIEQSLKPTVRYLIEEVGIEESDVGKVVQLSPQILVQRIDNAWKSRFLFFTNELGAPKDSIVKMVTKHPQLLHYSIEDGILPRIKFLRSIGMKNSDILKILTSLTQVLSLSLEKNLKPKYLYLVNDLKNEAQALTKYPMYLSLSLEQRIRPRHRFLVSLKKAPKGPFPLSSFVLTDERFCQRWAGTSLEKYHTFRKSLLLTDFAEKTGRKPLASRR, encoded by the exons ATggcgctgctgctgccgccgccgccgccgccgccgttcgcggcGCTCGGCCTCCCCTGCCGCCTATTCCCCTGCGCCACCGCCCAGCGCGCCcgcttcgccgccgccttctcgcTCCAGACCAACGTGCGCCTCCTCAAGCCCAACCGCCGCTCCCGCCGCTCCCGCTACCCCTACTACGAcctcgacgacgacgaagaggaggaagaggaggacgagggcgacgaaGAGAGCGAG GATGATTTATCAGGTTTGGAGTATCCTGGTGTCCTTTATACAAACAACCCTCGTGCTCCCAGCAAGAGAGCAG GACGACAAACACCACTGGTAAAAGAGAATTGGGAAGGAAGGCGGCCCAAAACTCGTGACAAACATGGTAGTCCAGAAAGTTATAATTCCCTCCAGCCAAGGAGAAAATTAGGCAGAACATTACTAGATCTTACAAGCATGAACAAGGAAGTAGAG TTGAAAAATGAAAGTATCTCCCGGAGTCTGTTTCAGAAACTGCAAGAAGAATATGACTTTGATGACAAATGGTTGCCACTTATTGATTACTTGTGCTCATTTGGACTGAGGGAATCCCATTTTACTTACATCTATGAGAGACACATGGCTTGCTTTCAAATCAACCGGGCTTCTGCAGAAGAAAGACTGGAGTTCCTTCTAAGTGCCGGTgttaaaagcaaggatctcaagaGGATGCTGGTCAGACAGCCGCAAATTTTGGAATACACTCTCAGCAATCTGAAATCTCATGTTGCTTTTCTGGCTGGCATTGGTGTTCCAGATGCACGGATGGGGCAAATCATTTCTTCAGCCCCTTCGTTTTTATCCTACAGTATTGAACAGTCCCTGAAGCCAACTGTAAGGTATTTGATTGAGGAAGTGGGTATTGAGGAGAGCGACGTGGGGAAAGTCGTGCAGCTAAGCCCCCAGATATTGGTGCAGCGAATTGATAATGCATGGAAATCTCGATTTCTCTTTTTCACAAATGAACTAGGGGCACCCAAAGATAGCATTGTCAAAATGGTCACAAAGCACCCGCAACTGCTTCACTACAGCATTGAGGATGGCATCTTGCCTCGAATCAAATTCCTTAGAAGCATTGGCATGAAAAACTCTGATATTCTGAAAATATTGACAAGCCTTACTCAG GTGTTATCTTTGTCGTTGGAGAAAAATCTCAAACCGAAGTATCTTTATTTGGTCAATGACCTTAAGAATGAGGCCCAGGCCTTAACCAAGTACCCCATGTACTTGAGCTTGTCTCTTGAGCAAAGAATTCGTCCCCGTCACCGTTTCCTTGTTTCATTGAAGAAAGCTCCAAAGGGTCCATTTCCGCTCAGCTCCTTTGTGCTTACGGATGAGCGTTTTTGCCAGCGGTGGGCTGGGACTAGCTTAGAGAAGTACCATACATTTAGAAAGAGCTTGCTGCTGACAGATTTTGCAGAGAAGACTGGAAGGAAACCATTAGCATCACGGCGGTAG